Below is a window of Micromonospora chersina DNA.
AGGAAGACCAACCCTTCCAGCAGGAACTGGATGAGCCGCCAGAACGCGCCCACCTGGAGCCGGGAGGCGGCCGACATGAGCAGCGGCTGTTTGTGCCCGATGCCCAGCCCGGTCACCACCACGGCGACCACCCCGGAGGCGTGGATCTCCTCGGCGGCGAAGACCACCGCGAACGGCACGATGAGCGACAGCGCGTTGTCCAGCACCGGGTCGGTGATGCGCTTGTGCAGGTGGCCGAAGACCACCACGCCGAGCAGCCCGACGAGGACGCCGCCGCCGGCCGAGACCAGCACCTCGCGGGCCACCTCGCCGGCCCCGACGTGCCCACCGGCCGCGGTGGCCGCGGCGACCGCCACCCGCAGCAGCACCAGCGCGGTGGCGTCGTTGACCAGGCTCTCGCCCTCCAGGATGGTCACGATGCGCCGGGGCAGGCCCACCCGCCGGGCCACCGCGGTGGCGGCGACCGCGTCGGGCGGCGCGACCACCGCGCCGAGGGCCAGGCAGATGGCGTACGGCACGTCGGGCAGGATCAGGTGGACGACGGTGCCCACCACGAACGCCGTGAAGATCACCAGCCCGACGGCGAGCAGCAGGATGGGCCGGATGTTGAGCCGGAACGCGGGCACGGAGGTCTTCAGCGCCGCCACGTAGAGCAGCGGCGGCAGGATGCCCACCAGCACCAGTTCCGGGTCGAGGCGCACCTGCGGCAGACCGGGCAGGAAGGACAGGCCGAGGCCGAGCACGACGAGCAGGATCGGCGCCAGCAGGCCGAGCCGCCGCGCCAGCGCAGCGCCGAACGTCGCGATCGCGAGGAAGACCACGACCTCGATCAGAGCTTCCATGGGGTACGAGCCTAGGTGTTGCCGGGGGCCGGGCCGGTGCCGGCCATCGTGGCGAGCCGGCGGGCGAGCAGGGCCACGGCCTCCCGCAGTTCCGGCGGCTCCAGCACCCGCGCCTCGAAGCCCAGCCGGGCCACCTGCACGGCGAGCCAGTCGAGGCTGTCCCCGC
It encodes the following:
- a CDS encoding Na+/H+ antiporter, which gives rise to MEALIEVVVFLAIATFGAALARRLGLLAPILLVVLGLGLSFLPGLPQVRLDPELVLVGILPPLLYVAALKTSVPAFRLNIRPILLLAVGLVIFTAFVVGTVVHLILPDVPYAICLALGAVVAPPDAVAATAVARRVGLPRRIVTILEGESLVNDATALVLLRVAVAAATAAGGHVGAGEVAREVLVSAGGGVLVGLLGVVVFGHLHKRITDPVLDNALSLIVPFAVVFAAEEIHASGVVAVVVTGLGIGHKQPLLMSAASRLQVGAFWRLIQFLLEGLVFLLVGLQLREVLRDLDEPAGRLVGITVAVLAAVVLTRFVWLIPATYLARLVPRVRRRDAPPPVQVPLVIGWAGMRGVVTLAAALALPLTLADGREYPRQLFIWLAFAVIVVTLVAQGATLPAVARAAKLPPDDPVQDALSAAAVQQQASRAARDRLEELADGAPEAVVERLRGLVQSRTNLAWERLGGTAQETPSQAYGRLRKEMIDAEREVFRAARDSGRIPEEVLVNAYRDLDLEESLLRQEADE